The Rhodocyclaceae bacterium genome includes a window with the following:
- a CDS encoding acetyltransferase, translating to MKFYDVFNGDADGLCALHQLRLAEPREAILVTGTKRDIELLARVEAGRGDEITVFDISLEINREALMRALDAGARVRYFDHHFAGTIPQRPGFRAHIDGSADTCTSLIVDRFLNGKYRAWAVVAAFGDNLREAAWKAAEPLEMNDMQMHTLRVLGECLNYNAYGESLDDLHYQPDELYETLRRYENPLDFVVAEPVYEVLRTALSDDLARATELEPAMARESSAAFILPDAAWSRRISGFFSNQLTNAFPMRAHAVLTVRAGGYLVSVRAPASIPAGADALCRQFETGGGRSRAAGIQLLPDSDLPRFLAAFERAYPGHG from the coding sequence GATCCTGGTCACCGGCACCAAGCGCGACATAGAGCTGCTGGCGCGGGTGGAGGCCGGGCGCGGCGACGAGATCACCGTGTTCGACATCTCGCTCGAGATCAATCGCGAAGCGTTGATGCGCGCGCTCGATGCGGGCGCGCGGGTGCGCTACTTCGACCACCATTTCGCCGGCACCATCCCGCAGCGTCCGGGTTTCCGGGCGCACATCGACGGCTCTGCCGACACCTGCACCAGCCTGATCGTCGACCGTTTCCTGAACGGCAAGTATCGCGCATGGGCGGTGGTCGCGGCATTCGGCGACAACCTGCGCGAAGCGGCGTGGAAGGCAGCCGAACCGCTCGAGATGAACGACATGCAGATGCATACGCTGCGTGTGCTCGGCGAATGCCTGAACTACAACGCGTACGGCGAATCGCTCGACGACCTTCACTACCAGCCAGACGAGCTGTACGAGACGCTGCGCCGGTACGAGAACCCGCTCGATTTCGTGGTCGCCGAGCCGGTGTACGAGGTGCTGCGCACCGCGTTGTCGGACGACCTCGCGCGCGCTACCGAGCTGGAACCCGCGATGGCGCGCGAATCCAGTGCCGCATTCATCCTGCCCGATGCCGCCTGGTCACGCCGTATCTCCGGCTTCTTCAGCAACCAGCTCACCAATGCATTCCCGATGCGCGCGCACGCGGTGCTCACCGTACGCGCTGGCGGCTACCTGGTCAGCGTGCGCGCGCCGGCCAGCATCCCGGCCGGAGCCGACGCGTTATGTCGGCAATTCGAGACCGGCGGCGGGCGCTCGCGTGCCGCCGGCATCCAGCTTCTGCCGGACTCGGACCTGCCGCGCTTCCTCGCCGCCTTCGAGAGGGCCTACCCCGGGCACGGCTAG
- a CDS encoding cupin domain-containing protein — translation MSAATPDLPSPHAALSALASRFVDVESLPWRDTPSPLIRMKVLLEEPSTGLLTALFHWAPGAVLGDHEHVRIEQSYILEGAIEDDEGECTAGNFVWRPAGSRHSARSPKGALVLAFFLAPNRFFPAKDKT, via the coding sequence ATGAGCGCCGCCACACCCGATCTGCCGAGCCCGCATGCCGCGCTGTCCGCGCTCGCGTCGCGTTTCGTCGACGTCGAATCGCTGCCCTGGCGCGACACGCCTTCGCCGCTGATCCGGATGAAGGTGCTGCTGGAGGAGCCGTCCACCGGGCTGCTGACCGCGCTCTTCCACTGGGCACCGGGCGCGGTGCTCGGCGACCATGAACACGTGCGCATCGAGCAGTCCTACATTCTCGAAGGCGCGATCGAGGACGACGAGGGCGAGTGCACCGCCGGCAACTTCGTCTGGCGGCCAGCCGGCAGCCGGCATTCCGCGCGTTCGCCGAAGGGGGCACTGGTGCTGGCATTCTTCCTGGCACCCAACCGATTCTTTCCTGCAAAAGACAAGACCTGA
- a CDS encoding amidohydrolase family protein has product MTASTIPTCIPHDPAPRAPKVPFPAHACDTHAHVCGPASRYPYWSERIYTPPDALLSEYRHMLDTLGCERAVLVQPSVYDVDNRAMLDALAADPKRLRGVAVVPFDIPVAEIERLDAAGVRGVRCNIVDLKSGKGQLPLDALTGLAKKVRPFGWHVEFLMHVNEFPDLDRQLAGFPVPVVFGHLGYVPTGRGTTDAGFQALVRLMKDGVAWAKMTGPYRLTGTEMPYPDTDDFAFALVDAAPQRLVWGTDWPHVIVKTRMPNDGDIADLLGHWVPDVAVRNRILVDNAAALYGF; this is encoded by the coding sequence ATGACCGCCAGCACGATCCCCACCTGCATCCCGCACGACCCCGCCCCACGCGCGCCGAAGGTACCGTTCCCGGCGCATGCCTGCGACACACATGCACATGTGTGCGGTCCGGCGTCGCGCTACCCGTACTGGTCGGAGCGCATCTATACCCCGCCCGACGCCCTCCTCTCGGAATACCGTCACATGCTGGACACCCTCGGCTGCGAGCGTGCCGTGCTGGTACAGCCGAGCGTGTATGACGTCGACAACCGCGCGATGCTCGATGCGCTGGCCGCCGATCCGAAGCGCCTGCGCGGCGTGGCGGTGGTGCCGTTCGACATACCGGTGGCCGAGATCGAGCGGCTCGACGCTGCCGGCGTGCGCGGCGTCCGTTGCAACATCGTCGACCTCAAGAGCGGCAAGGGCCAGTTGCCCCTGGATGCCCTGACTGGCCTGGCGAAAAAGGTCAGGCCGTTCGGCTGGCATGTCGAGTTCCTGATGCACGTGAACGAGTTCCCCGACCTCGACCGTCAGCTCGCCGGCTTTCCGGTGCCGGTGGTATTCGGCCACCTCGGCTACGTACCCACCGGCAGGGGCACCACCGACGCGGGCTTCCAGGCACTGGTGCGCCTGATGAAGGACGGCGTCGCATGGGCCAAGATGACCGGCCCGTACCGCCTGACCGGCACCGAGATGCCCTACCCGGACACCGACGATTTCGCGTTCGCGCTGGTCGATGCCGCGCCACAGCGGCTGGTATGGGGCACCGACTGGCCGCATGTGATCGTGAAGACGCGCATGCCCAACGACGGCGACATCGCCGACCTGCTCGGGCACTGGGTACCCGACGTTGCGGTGCGCAACCGCATACTGGTGGATAACGCGGCGGCGCTGTACGGGTTCTGA
- a CDS encoding HlyD family efflux transporter periplasmic adaptor subunit, whose amino-acid sequence MLISAVAAAEGAIPVGRPAQAAPVPWPELREELRLHRAGDNPDGSPAWHVADPVANRYCRIGWLEFEMLARWHLGDAAQIAAQIRADTVLQVEPADVEAFAAFLRAQQLLRALPARVLPPRFGWRWWLQHYLFVRIPLVRPARVLAWLAPRLGMLWTRGFLLLTVFAGTAGLLLAARQWDEVRAGAGALLSWQGGATLLVALAFSKLVHELAHALTATRYGVRVGHMGIALVVLWPMAYTDTGEGWKLIRARHRMAIASAGIVAELALAAWATLAWCLLPDGPLRHALFLLATTSWTWTLLVNASPFMRFDGYFILCDWLDFPALHERAGAHARRWLRRVVLGLEAPVPESLPPGRGTLLVAFALVTWLYRLVVFVGIALLVYHLFFKALGILLFAVELWVFIGRPVATELRAWWQQRAAVRRSRVLVLLLAIGLPLIALLLPWPTRVQAPGVLRSAGEQAVYAPYAGRIERLSVSEGQAVQAGDVLAELHAPREDDERRRALAVAEGYRRAAGGAVGLDQDGAARQVIADRQSQRWRAEAGARATELARLRIVAEHTGAVRDVDPLLAPGSWVDAATPIAWLVYARGWQVEALVAEADLSRIEAGAAVTVIVAGSGHRLSGRLTAIDGARVQRLPHRLLADGHGGPVEVLPAGPGGGLAPVDALYRVVIEGDDPLPGRVAVRRVAVHIDARPDSPGRRWLSAIAAALFRQGAF is encoded by the coding sequence ATGCTGATTTCGGCCGTCGCTGCAGCGGAAGGGGCGATCCCGGTGGGGCGCCCTGCACAGGCGGCGCCCGTACCCTGGCCCGAGCTGCGGGAGGAACTGCGCCTGCACCGTGCCGGCGACAACCCCGACGGCTCGCCGGCCTGGCATGTCGCCGACCCGGTGGCCAACCGCTACTGCCGCATCGGCTGGCTGGAGTTCGAGATGCTGGCGCGCTGGCATCTCGGGGATGCCGCGCAGATCGCGGCGCAGATCCGCGCCGACACCGTCCTGCAGGTCGAGCCGGCCGATGTCGAGGCCTTCGCCGCATTCCTGCGTGCACAGCAGTTGCTGCGCGCGTTGCCGGCGCGGGTGCTGCCGCCGCGCTTCGGCTGGCGCTGGTGGCTGCAGCACTATCTGTTCGTGCGCATACCGCTGGTGCGCCCGGCACGCGTGCTGGCCTGGCTGGCACCCCGTCTGGGGATGCTCTGGACCCGCGGCTTCCTTTTACTGACCGTGTTCGCTGGCACGGCCGGACTGCTGCTCGCCGCGCGGCAATGGGACGAGGTGCGGGCGGGCGCGGGGGCGCTGCTGAGCTGGCAGGGCGGAGCCACGCTGCTCGTTGCGCTCGCCTTCTCCAAGCTGGTGCACGAACTGGCGCATGCACTCACCGCAACCCGGTACGGCGTGCGAGTGGGCCACATGGGCATCGCGCTGGTGGTGCTCTGGCCCATGGCCTATACCGATACCGGTGAAGGCTGGAAACTGATCCGTGCGCGCCACCGCATGGCGATCGCCAGCGCAGGCATCGTCGCCGAGCTGGCGCTGGCGGCGTGGGCGACGCTGGCATGGTGCCTGCTCCCCGATGGGCCCTTGCGCCACGCGCTTTTCCTGCTGGCGACCACCTCCTGGACCTGGACGCTGCTGGTCAATGCCAGCCCGTTCATGCGTTTCGACGGCTACTTCATCCTGTGCGACTGGCTCGATTTTCCGGCCCTGCACGAGCGTGCCGGTGCCCATGCACGCCGCTGGCTGCGGCGGGTCGTGCTCGGGCTGGAAGCACCGGTGCCCGAGAGCCTGCCGCCGGGCCGTGGCACGCTGCTGGTGGCCTTTGCGCTGGTTACCTGGCTCTACCGTCTGGTGGTGTTCGTCGGTATCGCGCTGCTGGTCTACCACCTGTTCTTCAAGGCGCTGGGCATCCTGCTGTTCGCGGTCGAGCTCTGGGTGTTCATCGGACGTCCGGTTGCCACCGAGCTGCGTGCGTGGTGGCAGCAGCGTGCAGCCGTGCGCCGATCGCGCGTCCTCGTGCTGCTGCTGGCCATCGGCCTGCCGCTGATCGCGCTGCTCCTGCCCTGGCCGACCCGTGTCCAGGCGCCTGGCGTGCTGCGCTCAGCGGGCGAGCAGGCGGTGTACGCCCCCTACGCCGGTCGCATCGAACGCCTGTCGGTGAGCGAGGGCCAGGCGGTGCAGGCTGGCGATGTACTCGCCGAGCTTCATGCGCCGCGCGAGGACGACGAGCGCCGGCGTGCGCTGGCGGTGGCCGAGGGTTACCGGCGTGCCGCTGGCGGCGCGGTCGGCCTTGATCAGGATGGCGCCGCGCGCCAGGTGATCGCCGATCGCCAGAGCCAGCGCTGGCGCGCCGAGGCCGGTGCGCGCGCCACCGAGCTCGCCCGCCTGCGCATCGTGGCCGAGCATACCGGCGCTGTTCGCGATGTCGACCCGCTGCTCGCTCCGGGCAGCTGGGTCGATGCCGCCACGCCGATTGCCTGGCTGGTTTACGCACGGGGCTGGCAGGTCGAGGCGCTGGTTGCCGAGGCCGATCTGTCGCGCATCGAGGCTGGCGCTGCCGTGACGGTGATCGTTGCCGGCAGTGGGCACCGGCTCTCCGGCCGCCTCACGGCGATCGATGGCGCACGCGTCCAGCGCCTGCCGCACCGGCTGCTCGCCGACGGCCACGGTGGTCCGGTCGAGGTCCTGCCTGCCGGGCCCGGCGGTGGTCTGGCACCGGTCGATGCGCTCTACCGGGTCGTGATCGAGGGCGATGACCCGCTGCCCGGCCGCGTCGCTGTCAGGCGTGTCGCCGTCCATATCGACGCCCGCCCGGACAGTCCGGGACGCCGCTGGCTGTCGGCCATCGCCGCGGCACTGTTCCGCCAGGGCGCATTCTGA
- a CDS encoding HlyD family efflux transporter periplasmic adaptor subunit produces the protein MPVVDQGAVVHLRLTAQMREARDLPALSFVLCNELRALVEYRQAAIVACDAAGRGTLLAHSGLVAVDADTPFALWLGEMVDALRPALIGLPSDAAMLAADASSLPARLADGWSEWLPPHALLLPLRGPDAVVRAVLVLARESPWPQALDDGSPSWWLAAAAGAAGHAWWALASRRPRLAERWRMAAGSGRTRIGVLAVLLLLAVPVREYSLAPAEVISLASQVIAAPQTGVIRTMRVPPNTPVRKGDVLAEFDDTSLRSRLSVARASMATTRAEFLQSSQRAFDRQEARAEVGQAEARVREREAEIAGLTAELARLQVVAPADGVFVYSHPDDWAGKPVQTGERIGLLSDPGQPGIQAWVPVADAINLAPGAPMTLFLRVAPLQPLSGSLDHASYQVADSPEGIAGYRVRGRLQAGSEAVRVGLRGTVRIAGEWTVLGYLLLRRPLAALREWCGC, from the coding sequence ATGCCGGTCGTCGATCAGGGTGCAGTCGTGCATCTGCGTCTCACCGCACAGATGCGGGAGGCGCGCGACCTGCCGGCGCTGAGCTTCGTGCTGTGCAACGAACTGCGTGCGCTGGTCGAGTACCGGCAGGCGGCCATCGTGGCCTGCGATGCGGCCGGACGCGGTACGCTGCTCGCGCACTCGGGCCTGGTCGCGGTGGATGCGGATACGCCGTTCGCGCTGTGGCTCGGCGAGATGGTGGATGCGCTGCGGCCGGCGCTGATCGGGCTGCCGTCCGATGCCGCCATGCTCGCCGCCGACGCGAGCAGCCTGCCGGCGCGGCTGGCCGATGGCTGGTCGGAGTGGCTGCCGCCGCACGCGCTGCTGCTGCCGCTGCGCGGACCGGATGCCGTCGTGCGCGCGGTGCTGGTGCTGGCTCGCGAGTCGCCCTGGCCGCAGGCGCTGGACGACGGGAGCCCATCCTGGTGGCTGGCGGCCGCCGCCGGCGCGGCCGGTCACGCATGGTGGGCGCTTGCGTCACGGCGGCCGCGCCTCGCCGAGCGCTGGCGCATGGCCGCGGGTTCAGGTCGCACCAGGATCGGGGTGCTCGCTGTCCTGTTGCTGCTGGCGGTGCCTGTACGCGAGTACTCGCTCGCGCCAGCCGAGGTGATTTCCCTGGCGAGCCAGGTCATCGCAGCGCCGCAGACCGGTGTGATCCGCACGATGCGCGTGCCGCCCAACACCCCGGTGCGCAAGGGCGATGTGCTCGCCGAGTTCGACGACACCAGCCTGCGCAGCCGCCTGTCGGTGGCGCGGGCATCGATGGCGACCACCCGGGCCGAGTTCCTGCAATCTTCGCAGCGCGCCTTCGACCGGCAGGAGGCGCGCGCCGAAGTCGGACAGGCCGAGGCGCGGGTGCGCGAGCGCGAGGCCGAGATCGCCGGCCTGACCGCGGAACTCGCGCGCCTGCAGGTGGTGGCGCCCGCCGATGGCGTGTTCGTCTACTCCCATCCCGATGACTGGGCCGGAAAGCCGGTGCAGACCGGCGAGCGCATCGGGCTGCTGAGCGATCCGGGGCAGCCGGGCATCCAGGCCTGGGTGCCGGTGGCCGATGCGATCAACCTGGCGCCGGGCGCACCGATGACGCTGTTCCTGCGGGTGGCGCCGTTGCAGCCCCTGTCGGGCAGCCTCGACCATGCGTCCTACCAGGTCGCCGACTCGCCCGAAGGCATTGCCGGCTACCGGGTGCGCGGGCGCCTGCAGGCCGGCAGCGAGGCCGTGCGTGTCGGGTTACGCGGCACGGTACGCATCGCGGGCGAATGGACCGTGCTCGGCTACCTGCTGTTGCGCCGGCCGCTGGCGGCCCTGCGCGAGTGGTGCGGATGCTGA
- a CDS encoding efflux RND transporter periplasmic adaptor subunit translates to MNTDRAPVDIPTAWWTGTVCAVLVLALGYGVPALAQVPVPVAPGDAAGRLRATDIEVRLLVVADQESAMSAPAAARVSAVEVRLGDAVAAGRPLVRFECAEVEARREAAAAEASAARLQHEAKLRLQGLQSAAEIEVSMAAAAVDRAQAQTRVIEAQLAQCVVRAPFDGRVARIHVRPGQSVTAGAPIIDVVGSGAVRARVNAPSRWLAWLKPGERLDAVIDETGRRHAMRVARVAGRVDAVSQTIELEMTFEGGGADLLPGMSGRVVVPRR, encoded by the coding sequence ATGAATACCGACCGCGCGCCGGTGGATATCCCGACCGCATGGTGGACGGGCACGGTATGCGCCGTGCTGGTACTGGCGCTCGGGTACGGCGTGCCGGCGTTGGCGCAGGTGCCGGTACCAGTCGCGCCGGGGGATGCGGCGGGCCGGTTGCGCGCGACGGACATCGAAGTACGCCTGCTGGTGGTCGCCGACCAGGAGAGCGCGATGTCGGCGCCGGCTGCGGCCCGGGTGTCCGCAGTCGAGGTACGCCTGGGCGACGCGGTGGCCGCCGGTCGTCCGCTGGTGCGGTTCGAATGCGCCGAGGTGGAAGCGCGCCGAGAGGCGGCCGCTGCCGAGGCGAGTGCCGCGCGCCTGCAGCACGAGGCCAAGCTGCGCCTGCAGGGGCTGCAGTCGGCCGCCGAGATCGAGGTGTCAATGGCCGCGGCGGCAGTCGACCGGGCGCAGGCTCAGACACGGGTGATAGAGGCCCAGCTGGCGCAGTGCGTGGTGCGTGCGCCGTTCGACGGACGGGTGGCCCGCATCCACGTCCGGCCGGGCCAGAGCGTCACGGCTGGCGCGCCGATCATCGATGTGGTGGGCAGCGGTGCGGTCAGGGCAAGGGTGAATGCACCCTCGCGGTGGCTGGCCTGGCTCAAGCCGGGCGAGCGGCTCGACGCCGTGATCGACGAGACCGGGCGCCGTCACGCGATGCGCGTGGCACGCGTGGCAGGGCGGGTCGATGCAGTCAGCCAGACCATCGAACTCGAGATGACCTTCGAAGGCGGTGGCGCCGACCTGCTGCCCGGCATGAGCGGCCGGGTGGTCGTACCCCGGCGCTAG
- a CDS encoding TolC family protein produces the protein MSDPTRRFARSTRWALAGAVVLALSGCSIVPERLTAEQIEERVRRDRDAMYADQEVLTEPLTFSGALARALKYNLDYRLKLMEIALSQGLFDVSRVDLLPRVVADAGYRSRSNDSGGTSIGIEDRLVSLRPSTAEARALSTSRAEFSWNVLDFGISYYRAKQAADEVSIAEERRRKVLQNIVQDVRSAYWRAAAAQRLSGEADALLVKIRSAIERSRDAERAGVLPPVQALAYQRALLDAMTLVNLRRQEMEFARRELAALMNVRPGIEVRIADVAEPPLLAVPVDMPALERMALTRRPELLEEDYRARITQSEARRQLASLFPNLNIFAGASYNSNPYLYNNAWSDAGASVSINLMRLTGLPTMRRANEARAQTDSARRMALSMAVITQVRVSVERYRLTTLDHDLARESTQVDQRLSAISRASAASRLESELEALRTESRALVSRYQQATAYAAAQAAFGRVMNSLGIDLLPGEVRSAELPDLQRAIETSLTAGEREAFRIGVAEVPVQRPVRVAIEGLGGQEDEATVRESVERVLARSQVGVRTADDAFRLLLAFTSPPAGGGRAAWRIEVADAAGKPVFGSDYTSVLPATSDAKTISAFAEAAVLSVMARLREALGARGVGR, from the coding sequence ATGAGTGATCCGACCCGCAGATTCGCGCGATCCACCCGCTGGGCACTGGCCGGCGCAGTCGTCCTGGCCTTGTCCGGCTGCTCGATCGTTCCCGAGCGCCTGACGGCCGAGCAGATCGAAGAGCGGGTGCGCCGTGACCGCGATGCGATGTACGCCGACCAGGAAGTGCTCACCGAGCCGCTCACCTTCTCAGGTGCGCTGGCGCGGGCGCTCAAGTACAACCTCGACTACCGGCTCAAGCTGATGGAGATCGCGCTGTCGCAGGGGCTGTTCGACGTGTCTCGCGTGGATCTGCTGCCGCGGGTGGTCGCCGATGCCGGCTACCGGTCGCGCAGCAACGACTCCGGCGGCACCAGCATCGGCATCGAGGACCGGCTGGTCAGCCTGCGCCCGTCGACCGCCGAGGCGCGCGCCCTGAGCACGTCCCGGGCGGAGTTCTCATGGAACGTGCTCGATTTCGGCATCAGCTACTACCGCGCCAAGCAGGCAGCCGACGAGGTGAGCATCGCCGAGGAGCGGCGGCGCAAGGTCCTGCAGAACATCGTGCAGGACGTACGCAGCGCCTACTGGCGGGCAGCCGCGGCGCAGCGCCTGTCCGGCGAGGCCGATGCCCTGCTGGTGAAGATACGCTCGGCGATCGAGCGTTCGCGCGACGCCGAGCGCGCGGGCGTGCTGCCCCCAGTGCAGGCGTTGGCCTATCAGCGTGCCCTGCTCGACGCGATGACGCTGGTGAACCTGCGCCGCCAGGAGATGGAGTTCGCCCGCCGCGAACTGGCGGCGCTGATGAACGTGCGCCCCGGTATCGAGGTACGCATCGCCGATGTGGCCGAGCCGCCGCTGCTGGCCGTGCCGGTCGACATGCCCGCGCTGGAGCGCATGGCGCTCACCCGGCGGCCGGAACTGCTCGAGGAAGACTACCGGGCGCGCATCACCCAGAGCGAGGCGCGCCGGCAACTGGCTTCGTTGTTTCCCAACCTGAACATCTTCGCCGGCGCTAGCTACAACTCGAATCCGTACCTGTACAACAACGCCTGGTCCGATGCCGGCGCGAGCGTGTCGATCAACCTGATGCGGCTGACCGGCCTGCCCACGATGCGGCGGGCCAACGAGGCGCGCGCGCAGACCGACAGCGCCCGCCGCATGGCGCTGTCGATGGCGGTGATCACCCAGGTGCGGGTATCCGTGGAGCGCTACCGCCTGACCACGCTCGATCACGACCTTGCACGGGAGTCCACCCAGGTCGATCAGCGCCTGTCGGCGATCTCGCGCGCCAGCGCGGCGAGCCGCCTCGAGAGCGAACTCGAGGCACTGCGCACCGAGAGCCGTGCACTGGTTTCGCGCTACCAGCAGGCGACTGCCTACGCCGCCGCGCAGGCGGCCTTCGGGCGGGTGATGAACTCGCTCGGCATCGACCTGCTGCCCGGCGAGGTCCGCTCGGCCGAACTGCCCGACCTGCAGCGTGCGATCGAGACGTCGCTCACCGCCGGCGAGCGCGAGGCGTTTCGCATCGGGGTAGCCGAGGTGCCCGTGCAGCGGCCGGTGCGCGTGGCGATCGAGGGCCTGGGCGGGCAGGAAGATGAAGCCACCGTGCGCGAGTCGGTCGAACGCGTGCTCGCGCGCAGCCAGGTCGGCGTGCGTACGGCCGACGATGCTTTCCGGCTGTTGCTCGCGTTCACGTCGCCGCCGGCCGGTGGCGGCCGCGCCGCCTGGCGGATAGAGGTCGCCGATGCCGCGGGCAAGCCGGTGTTCGGCTCCGACTACACCAGCGTGCTGCCAGCAACCTCCGATGCGAAGACGATTTCGGCCTTCGCCGAAGCGGCAGTACTGTCGGTGATGGCGCGGCTGCGCGAAGCGTTGGGCGCGCGGGGCGTGGGCCGATGA